In Lolium rigidum isolate FL_2022 chromosome 7, APGP_CSIRO_Lrig_0.1, whole genome shotgun sequence, the DNA window ATCGCTTCATCGGATGGATCAACTCAATTCTTGCTTTCGTCACTTCTTCGGTCCTTCTTAATGGCTTCTAGAAAAAACTTTTCGTTTTCACAAAGCTTGTCAACCCAATATCCTCCATCACCCCATCCCATCAGGTTTATGGTGACTTCCCGATAATCCAATGTGCGACATCCTCTTAACTATGCAAGCTTGTCTCCGTCAACTTCTATGCCTTAAAGGTGTCCTTGAAACTTTTGCTCAATGCAGAGGTATGAgcgtaaatttcaccaagtcctGCCTCCTCCCCATTGAGCTCATCAACGAGAAAGCGGTCCTACTAGCCGGTCTCTCAGGATGCAAGATTGAGACTTTCTCCTTTACTTACCTTGGACTCTCGCTAGGTCTTAGTAGACCTCTTCATTCTAGGATCAACCACtaccttcttcctctctcttgaTGGAAGAATCATGGTGAGAGGTGACTAAGGCCATCGTTAGCTCTCTACCCACATTTTATCTCTGCGCTCTCAAATTGGCGGAATGAGCCATTGAAATTGTGGACAAAGCTAGGAGAATTGGCGTGTGGGGAAAATTGGATAATTCTGGCAAACCTAACTTTTTGGCTGCTTAGGACCTAGTATGCAGGCCAAAGTCCAAAGGTGGATTGTGGATCACCAACCTCGCTGCTCACAATGAGGCCCTCCTTATGAAATTCTTGCACAAATTTTTCAATAAGGACAACATGGTCATATAGTTGGGGGCAACCGTTTCTCTGCCAGCAAAATTTACAAGCTGAACTTCGAGCACTTTCAAGTTCCGATTTTCTCGCCATGGACCTAGAAATCAAGATGCACGTCCAAGATATTTTTTGGCTTCTAGCTGATGACCGATTAAACATAAGGGATATGCTAATAAGGAAAAGCTTCACAAGTAATAACAGTGGTCTTTACGGAATATCAAAACCATAATGGGTCATCGGAAACAAGGGACCATATCTTTTGGAGCTGTAATTTCAGGAAACAATGCCTGCAAATCAATGTCATGCTTAATGACAGTCTTGAACTTCCTCATATGATTGCGCTGCAAGTTGTAATTTTGAAAGACCATTTTTCTTCGAAGCATTTGGCACGGTATGCTGGAATATTTGGAAACATATGAGCGCTCTCGTTTTTGATAATATAGCACCTTTCACTATAAATTGGCCGGTTTCTTTCAAAAGAGACTTATTCCTTTTTTTTAACAGAATGAACGATGATCTGAAATCTCTGTAGTGTCTTTGGGCTACGCCCTGGGCTCCTTTTGTTCATTCCCCTCTCCAGTCTTGTAAATATTGTTctcttttaataaaaaaattactGTCAGGGCCTCTCCTACAGTTTTCAGCAAAAAACAAATTGCCTCTAGCATATGGCATCAGAAAGTATAGATCCATGTAAGTTAGGATGTTCAATAAGTCGCAATAAAATCACTCCAACTATGCAACATGGAAATAACAACGatgttcaaaaaaattatttcacatactgattttattcaaaccaaaGTCTCTTAAGAAAACATGGATTATATGGCGATTCCTTTAGTTCCCAAATTTCTATTGCAGCAAAACACTCATCAAGCCAGTGGAAGAAAATAAAAAGCAGTCAGGAACATCACATGAATATATGCGGTCCAATATGGGCACCAATTTTACAACACGGTCTCATCATGCTGTGATACATATGCTCTGCACATGTAGGACAAAGCGACAGGTCGGCGTGTACATTACAATGACGAGAACAAGTGATAGGGAATCAAAAATAAAGAGACCATGAAGAAACATCAGTTTTAACCTGATGCAACACCATTGCAGTTAGATGCAAAGCTAGCTGCACATTCTTGTCGCCCTGCAATTTTGCCACGTCATGCCTTCGCGCTGTTAGACACAACCAAGATCCAGCAACAAAAGGGCACAAGCCCCTGATTCCTTCTTGCAAACCTGTAACAAATAATGGCTATATTCAGACCATATATCTTCGCTTTTGAAAAACAGATTGTCACTCAAAGATCGGAGCCATTCATGGTCCCCGTGGAACTGCCTGCTCTGGTTGAGCTGCCTCTTGCAATTCTGTTCATCGTCAAACAATAGATGTCCTGGTTATTGATAAGTTGATTTATCGCACATCAGTTATTTTCCAAGGTTTTTTTATTAGCTACAATATACTACTATAGGTACACTTACAAAGAGCTACGAGGTTGGTGCATCAACACCTTTAAAGATACATAAGCAGTGCAGTTTTCACCCAAAGAAATTATAGAGAGAAATAGAGGGAAAACACAACTGTTCGAAGAACAAACAGTTATTATGCTTGATGCGGATTGAACAAAAACACGGGCATAGGAAATATTTGATTTTCAAAATTAGGTACAGCCATGATTCCAACTTCATTTAAGAAAGTAACATGCACTAAGATTAGAAGATAAGAGGTTGAGTCGGCCTAGTGAGCTTTCCTGCCGATATAAACATAGCCACTGATTGTTTTAATATCATGGAAAACAATCAAGAAAATATGTGGAATCTAAAACAAATAGAAGCATATTTTGCAAAATGTTCCAACAAGTGTTGGCTGATCCTTTTGGTGTTTCAGGAGGTAAATATCATGTGCAGGGTAAATCATATGTATGTTTgattcatttttttttaaataagccATTTAGCACCTTGATGTATATAATACAAAATTGCACACTGATGATTCTATTACTATGTCCATTCAaattgcttgggaaaaaggctttgttgttgatgatgatgattctATTACTATGTCCATTCAAATTGCCAGCCCATAGAAAATTGACATTTGTAAACAGATTGAAGAATTAATGTTCGACCAGCAATGAAAAATGCTAGAGTTCAGTTTGCAGCTTCGCAATTTAAAAAGTATGAATGATTCATAATAAAAGGATTATATCTGATTATCTTCACGAGTATAACAAGTAAAGAAATAAACCTTTGAAGGTAAGGGTAAGCCGCACACTGAAATGAAAATAATGACATCAACCAAGAAAACATAGTAGCGAACCATCACCTGATTCATGTTGCTGATGTTTACTCCTCGGGCGCCTCCTCAGAATCCGAGAGCGGTAGCAGGGTACCCAATCCAATAACATGTCCATTGAGGCACACAAAGTACTCCACGGAATCGTCGTAAGCCCCCAGCCTGGCGGAAGCACTGGCCGGCATCATGTCGGCGTGCAGCATGTTCCACAGCTTAGCCTTACAATAGGGGCAGACCTCCTTGGGGTGGAACCTAGCCCGCTTCTCAATCAAGATCTTCTTGACCCTGGAAGTGGCAAACGACTTGAAGATGCCACGGAAGAAGCCCAAGTCGCCCTCTTCCCCCTGATCGAGATGCTCGCAGGGATCGGACACGTACAGGACGTCCATCCTACACTGCATGGGCAGGAAGCTCTTGCCCGCGGTCCTGGAGAAGCGCGTCCTGAACACgaagtggcccgggacgtggacgTTGCCGAAGAGGCCCCCCTTGGTGCACCCGTTGCAGTAGATGAGCAGCTTCCCGAGCGCCTTCCAGTTGCCGTCCACAATGTGGCTGCCGTCGGAGTGCAGGTCGAGCATCATCTTGGGCGCCCTGGCGTGGCAGAACTCCTTCCAGAGCACCTGCTTGGCCACCTCGTCGAACCACTTGCAGACGCAGGAGAGGGTGGCGATCAGCCGCGGGTTCCAGTTCATGTGGCGGAAGACGAGGAAGAGCGCGTCCTCGCTCAGGTGGCCCTTGGTGCAGGAGCAGGTCGCCGAGTGCGTGCAGCGGTGCTGCTTCACCACCAGCACCATCTTCCGGCGGCCGAATCGGCTACCAGCAGCCACGCCACGCCGCGACGCCTACCTCCCCATGCGTTGCGCCCCCTTGGGTCCTGGTTGGATTTAGCAAGTCAGTTACAGGAAGAGCATTCAATCGCTGCTTGCTACTGCTATAACAGATCAAATAAAGGATAAGCCATCTCCGGCTAATTGATCCGATGCAGCGGGGGCGGATCTAGATGCTGCGCCGGGCGCGCACCCAAAATTTGTGGGGGTCGGTCCGGGATCAAGTAATCAACGGGGTGACCAAAAGCTCGTACCTTGAAATCCACCTGCCAAGACTGCTGACGGGGCGGAGACAGCAGGGAGGCGACGAGGCTGAACCGGGACGGCGacggctggcggcggcgcgcgcgagcGGAGGTTGGTTGGAGTGTGTGAGGCGTCAGCCGAGACGCTGAGCTACGGCAGGGCGGCAGGTctagagcgcggcggcggcggcggcggcggagtcagTGTGTGAGATATTTTTGTGGCCGCATTTGGTGGGATTGGAGCTTTGGGGTAGGGCAGGAGAGGAGCATGAGAGCGGCTTGCGGGAGGAAGGGATCGGGGATGAAGAGGAAAGGGACGGCGAGAGTGGAGGGGAAAAAGTCAGGGAAGACTGATTTTGATGGTTCAGATCCTTTTGGCTGGTAATAGATGGAGGGTGGATATTTCACCGTATCGATGAGGGTATTATACTAGGCCAGTCCAGATCAATTTATACGGACCAGAATTGAATATTGATAATCGTTCTACATACATTCATATTAGTGACAATTAATATAAATCGAAAATTTAATATTCTTCTAATCATTCTAGATACATCTTACTCCGGAGTACATCTATATTAGTTataattaatatggatcggagagaCTAGTAGTACAATAGACATTTTTTTACTTATTATAGTATGAAGAGAAAGACATTAATGGTCTATGTGTGCTTTTACGAAGCAACTCCTTAAATTCACCATATTTTTATCACCAAAAGTACTACTCCAAAAGTCGACTTCTTTTAAATAAGCGAACTGACACGTTAAAACACATCTATGTAAACCAAATCTTACTCAAAACTATGTCCGTTAATTTGAAATCCGAGGCAATAGTAAGCTTTGGAAATTATTATTTCTGGATTTTACTAGCAACGGCGCCATATTAGGCAGGCATACATGAAAGAAAAATCAGATACATGTGTGCTTTTATGTAGCTTCTCCTCAAATTATTATCTTTTTAACAAATAAGTCTTCCTTTTGAAATTAAGAGAAATAGCCGCGGatagatacatgtgtatctaaACAACCAAAACTATgtcaaaacaacaaaataagtaTATGCACCAACAGATAAAAACAAATAAGGTATATGCACCAGCTAAACAAATCAGGTATGTGCACCAGCAGATGAAAAACAAATGAGGTAGGAGTATTATTTTTTCCTGTCGACGGCATGGGCCGTAGATACTTGTAGGAGATTCCGACGCCACGGCTGCAGGTGGCTCCCTGATGTGTGGGACAAGTGGACGCGGAAGGTACCCACTTGGGCTGTCCAAGTGGCCAACTTGCGCCCGTACCGCGTCGGTCAATCGCTTTCGCGCACAGCGGCGTTGCTCTGCACGCGGGCTGCCGCATCAACCTGCCCACTTGCGCTTCTTTCCTATTATTAGTGGGCCTGCGCTTCTCCTAGTGGACGCTGCCGGTAGGCGGGCAGGACCAGAGAGAAAAGAAATACAGTACCAAATTCGACGCAACGCCCAAGGCTACGGCCCACGTTATTTGGGCCTCATCGTGGCGCACAGCCCACCACGCGTGGGCTCTCCCCAGATGCTGCAAAGAGTTGATTCCATGCTTTTGTATTTTTCTCTGCAGATTCAGACGAGCGATTCCATGTTCAGCCTGATTCAGTTGCCCTAGCAGCAGAAGCACACTCGTGAGAGTACTGAGACTCATAACTGAAGCAAAGTATCTTTCTGAACCGATATAAAGCACGGCATACATATTGATGGCGGCGTATGCAGTGCTAAATCTTATGCAACTTTAGGCACTCAATTATAGATTTATAGTCCTATTACAACTTTATAAGAGACTGAACTAATCAAGGTGTAAACAGTATATACATCCCTGACTATACACTGAAACTATTGAAGGGGTAGTATATCGCATACTGTTCCTAACTATACTCAAACTATACTATATATTGAAGTGTGTTGATAAATCATCTGGACGACCGGACACTATATACTAGCTCTAGCTTCAGTCCATCCTCTTGATTCTACTGTGACGGCTCTGCGAAGGACAATAAACGATGTTTTGTCAGAACGCAGCGCATGCAACAAGTTAACAAGAGCTAGCAATCGCATGCTCAAAATTAGTCAAGGCAAAATTTCAGAAGGAAATACTTACTTGGAGACGGAGCCGCTGGAGGGTTCAGTGGTGGCACAGGCGCCGCTGTCATAACATTAACCAGATTTCAATCTCATGCACATAATTCAAAAAATAATACTGTACCAACGAGGAAACATGTACTACTAGTGAAGAAGCTATGACTTACAGGAGCACTGGGCAAGCGCCTGCATCGGCAGCGGGACGTTGCAGGATCCCGGGAGCGACATCATGCGCATGAAGTTCATGGGCGCGGGCATGATCTTGTTGATGTCGCCGTTCAGGCCgtggcagaggcagatgggggcGTTGTCCACGAGCGACTTGAAAGCGCCGCAGCACGTGGCCGGGGGCGTCGGCACGGTGGTGTCGGTGAGGAAGCCCATGCATGGCATCAGCCCCATCAGCGGCGTCAGGCACTCCGTGGGCTgcgccggcggaggcggcggggtaGCGGGCGTGACCGGGGCGGCGGGTgtctgtggcggcggcggggtagcGGGCGAGACCGGGGTGGCGGGTtgctgtggcggcggcggggtagcGGGCGCTACTGGGGTGGCGGGCAGCTGTGGCGACGGCGCGGTAGCGGGCGCGACCGGTGTGGTGGGTTGCTGTGGCGGCTGTGGGGTAGGCGCTGGCGAGCTCGGGGAAGCAGGGACAGATGGGGTTGGGAAGCTCGGCGGGGAAGCTGCAGGGGGAGGTGGCGACGGGGTAACAGATTGAGGTGGCTTAACTGGGACGCAGGCGGGCTTGACTTTGACTGGTTCAGCTCTGATGGCGGCCGACGGCTGCAGCAGCGCGGccgcgagcacgacgaggaggaagGCGACGGTGGACTTGGACGGCGCCATGTCGTGCGTGCGTGGAGGTTCTCTATCGGCTTTTGGGTTTGCGCTCTGTGGTACGATGAATACTACGGGGGTGGTCGCCACTTTATAGTAGGCCGATGGTGGTGGTGCATGATGAGATAAGGCGTTTGAACATTTTCAGATAAAACGCGTTTGAACATCATTTGTGCTGTAATAATAACTTACGGAATATAACTTTATCTAATTTTTGTTTGCTTTCATTTCTTATCTTGAATGCAAAAGCTGTTAGGACTTAGGACACCGTAATTTTATGGGATAAATCTAGAACACTACCAACATATCCGCGTTCCGTGTTGCAGATATGTTGCTAAGAATCCATAACCATAGGCTATAGGCATACTTGAACTCTTCTTTTGGTTTGTTTAATAATACCCGTGCTTGTGTTTATCTTAAACGGAAAGTTAAGGTGTCCTTACTACTCACTACTTAGTAGTGCAACTAAGATAAGATAAAATAAATTGAACAAAGAGTCCTAAGCATATGTTTGCGGAAAGTGCTTTGGTTCCCGAACTCGATCTAGTGATCCCACTGTTCTTTAAAAAGATAAAAGTTAAATTTATAAGTTAAAAAATTATGAAAACAGATCTAGACATGGTTAATGTTGTAACCTACAGGCATGCAAAATTTCAACGAGAAATTTATTGTATTGTGTGTTACACAAAAATAGCAAAATCTGAAAGAGTTTCCACACGATTTGTTATTTTTATGTAGCTCAGAATACAAAGTATTCCAAGTTAATATTTCACACCTTTGTGGGATAAACCATTTGCCATGTCCAGatgtattttttgtatttttaaaactcttaaatatgattttttttttaacaatGGGGTCACTTGTGCTTGGAGAAAAATCTCCACTCGTTTGTTTGTGACCAGCTAAAGATAGCACtcgtgttttgaatttgacgtagGAATTGGCATTCGAACCGATGCAAGATTTAGTGGACATGGGTGTGTGAACACTTCATTACAAGAAAAATAGTTATACATAGATATTTTACCGTGACGCACCTtaagggtggtgcgccacagctaCATAGTGATGACGCATTGGTTCTAGGTGCACCACGTCTACCTGCCATACCCGTGACGCATGTGGAATAGAGGTGCGCCACACCTATTCCCTTGCCTGGCCGGCCCTAGTGCGTGGGCAGGGTGTGTGGCCGCCCAAGGCCCCAAAAATCTGGGGGCCCGATCCTAGATATATGCACATGTATATGTTGCCTATCTAACTATGTTCAGCTGACGAAAGGATCTTGACATGAACATGCTGGACTAAAAGTCTAAATAATAACTCCAGGAACCGATCCATCGATTTGGGGAGTAGACGAGTAGTTAGCTAATTCGGTACTTCGCTTCGTATTCCACGTAGCCTTGATTGAGAGTAGTTCACGGCCTTTTCTCTACCTCGTCACTTCGTCGGCAGTGATCGATCTCTTGTTGCACGTGTTCTCTTCTTGCGACCGATCAGCGATCTTCTGGCAGGATCGCTCTCCTGCATCAACCACCCTAGCCACGTAGCGAGCGGCGCACCGCGCACAACACGGTCGGCTGCCCGCACCGATCAGCGATCCCATCGCCGTCCGTCGTTGCCGACAACATTTCGCGACCGTTCATGTAACACACTCTTTTAATTCCGAGTAACTTTCCTctaattttgaattttgatggtCAGTTCTTCAACTCGTCGTCTCGTCGATGTCGTCTTCGTTGAGAGAGGGTCCATCTGGTCACtctgaaaggaaaagagcaaaAGAGGTGGCTACAAGAAAATTTTAAGGTAATATGTATAAATTATTAGATATGCTATTGTATTTGGATGCATTTAAATGTTATTTAGAACATGTTTTTTACGTATATATTCATTATCACTGTCGTGGTGTCTACATTAAGGGCTGAAATTTTAGTCTCGCCCAGGGCCCTcaaaatctcaggaccggccatGCTGGCAGGTCCACCAATCCTTAATTGGGGCGCACCGGCCCGTGCGCCATGggtaagtgatacgtccaaaacgtatctact includes these proteins:
- the LOC124675715 gene encoding EID1-like F-box protein 2 — translated: MVLVVKQHRCTHSATCSCTKGHLSEDALFLVFRHMNWNPRLIATLSCVCKWFDEVAKQVLWKEFCHARAPKMMLDLHSDGSHIVDGNWKALGKLLIYCNGCTKGGLFGNVHVPGHFVFRTRFSRTAGKSFLPMQCRMDVLYVSDPCEHLDQGEEGDLGFFRGIFKSFATSRVKKILIEKRARFHPKEVCPYCKAKLWNMLHADMMPASASARLGAYDDSVEYFVCLNGHVIGLGTLLPLSDSEEAPEE